GAGCTTTAATTTTCAAAAAAAAATCTCTTTTGTGATACAATTACCAGCATAAAAAATATTAATAAACATTTACTAATTCAAGGGTGGAATAATGAGCTTTGCTGAGACAGAGATAAACAAATTTAAAAAGTCTAACAGTACGGGAAATAATGTCTTTTATCAAGCTATGGAGGAGGTTATATACTCTATAGCTCCGTTATTGGAGTCTGATGGCAGATACTCACAACATGCAATTTTGGAACGTTTGGTAGTCCCAGATAGAATCATACAGTTTAAAGTAACATGGCTTGATGATAATAATCAAGTTCGGGTAAACACAGGTTATCGTGTGCAATTTAATAATGCATTAGGGCCTTATAAAGGGGGACTTCGTTTTCATCCAACGGTGAATGAAGATGTTTTAAAGTTCTTGGGATTTGAGCAGATTTTAAAAAACTCTTTAACAGGTTTACCGATAGGTGGAGCTAAAGGTGGAAGTGACTTTGATCCAAAAGGAAAAAGCGACTCTGAAATTATGAAGTTTTGTAAATCATTTATGATTGAGCTTCATAAATATATTGGACCGCGTATGGATGTACCGGCAGGAGATATCGGTGTAGGTACTCGTGAAATTGGTTATCTTTTTGGAGAGTATAAAAAGATCACCTCTACATATGAAGGTGTACTAACAGGGAAACCGTTCTTTTTCGGAGGTTCTTTAATGCGTCCAGAAGCAACGGGTTACGGTGCAGTTTACTTTACGGAAACAATGTTAGAGATGGAGAATAAAGAGCCTTTAAAAGGTCAAATATGTACAGTGAGCGGAGCAGGAAATGTTGCACTGCACGCAATTGAGAAGCTATATGACATCGGTGCAGTTCCTGTAAGTTGTTCAGATTCAAGCGGAACTATTTACGATTCTAGAGGGGTTGATCTAGAGCTTTTAAAAGAGATTAAATTGGAGAAACGTCTCTCTTTAGAAAAATATTTAGAAACGCACTCTGAAGCGAAATATATTCCTGTTGATGAATATCCGGAAGGTGGTCATGCAGTTTGGGATATCCCTTGTTATGCGGCATTCCCTTGTGCTACACAAAATGAACTTACTGCAGTTGATGCTAAAAACCTGATAGAAAATGGTTGTATAAGTGTTACAGAAGGCGCAAATATGCCTTCGACTCCCGAAGCTATAGAGCTTTTACAGTCACATAAACTTTGTTTTGCTCCTGCAAAAGCTGCAAATGCCGGCGGAGTAGTTGTAAGTGAATTTGAGATGAGTCAAAACGCCTCAATGAGTAAATGGAGTTTTGAAAAAGTGGATAACAAACTCAAAGATACGATGCAGATGATCTGTAAAAGGGTAGCTCTTACTGCTAAAGATTACGGCGTTGAGGGGAACTATGTTGACGGTGCTAACATCGCAGGGTTTAAAAAAGTTGCTGATGCGATGATCGCAGAGGGGATCTAGGTAGAGCGAATGAAGAAAACACTGTTTTTATTTTTAGTCATTTTTTCGAGTAGTTTATTTGCTACATCTTATTCTAATTTTATAGATGCACAACTACAAAACTATTATAAAATGAATGAGCACAATATATCTGAAGAGGAAATACAACAGGTATTACAAGATGAAAATAGACTTTATAACAATGTTTTAACAACGTTGCTGGTTGATAGAAACAAATATATAAAAGAGTTCGCGAAATATGAGCAAAAGATTTTTTCATTACAAAAGATCATTACAATTAATAAGCGTGCTGGAAATAGCACAGCAGTTCTCAGAGATGAAGTACGGTTAAAATCGTATCAGATCTTACGCTCTCAAGGCAAAATGTTAAAAGATATTCTGTACGCTTTAAATAAACCAGACCTTGAGTCGTTTGAAAATCAATTAACTACACTGGTTAATCAAAATCAAGCAGAGATCTTAAAAATTGACGATACCAACTATAAAGAGTATTTATCTTGGACAGCAGATTCAAATGTGGTTGTCGATCTTCAGGCAAATGTTAAAGAGTATTATGCACTTTTAGAGTTAAATAGAGATATTATAGTTTATCTTTACCGTCTTAAAGAGAAAATGTACGGATTGAATAAATATGAGAAATATCATTTAATAGAAGTGGTATATACTTTAGACTCTTTAGAATTTTTTCAACCTGTAAATGAGCTACTTGAAAAATATGGTTTAGATGTTACTAAACTATTCATGATGATTGTTTTGAGCATTTTTGTATATACTTTACGAAAAGTTGCTTTATTTGCACTGCGAAATATTATGTTACATATTGAATATTTGAAAGAGTACTCTGAACGTATTGTTGTAAAACTTATTAAACCTATCGATAGTCTCTTTATTGTTATCAACATCAACTTATTAATATACCTTTATAATAATTTTAGTTCGATTGATTATTTAACAAGAGGGTTTAATATTATCTATAGTTTTTATGCAACCTACATCCTCTATATAATAGTAAACAGGGTTGCAACGATTAAACTCCGTTCTATAGATACGACAAGTAAAAATATCAAAAAAGACATAATTAACGTAAGTATTAAGATTATTAACTTCGTAATCCTAATTATAGGTATCTTGCTTGCACTCTATTTTGCCGGAGTTGACTTAACAACTGTTCTTTCAGGACTAGGTATCGGTGGTTTTGCATTAGCATTTGCAGCTAAAGATACAATATCTAACTTTTTTGGAACTGTATCGATTTTATTCTCAGATGTGTTCTCACAAGGGGACTGGATCGCTGTAGACAATAAAGAGGGTGTTGTTGTTGAGATTGGTCTTAGAGTTACTACGCTCAGAACATTTGACAATGCACTTATCGCTATACCAAACGGCACATTTGCTTCAAAGGATGTTAAAAACTGGAATAAGCGTAAAGTTGGAAGACGAATAAAGATGAATATCGGTGTGAAGTACAGTTCAAAATCAGATGATATTAAAAGGGCAGTTGCACAGATTAAAGAGATGCTGTTAGCACATCCAGATATAGCTACGCCAAATACAAAGTATGAATACAAAAAAGAGGATATGACAAAGCTTGTTTCTAAAGATGATTTAGAAGGTGTGAAAACTAATCTACTCGTCTATTTGGATCAGTTTTCAGCTTCGAGTATAGATATCTTAATATATTGTTTTTCTAAGTCTGTAATGTGGGAAGATTGGTTGAAAACTAAAGAAGATGTGATGCATAAAATTATGAAGATACTTGAGGAAAACTCCTTAGAATTCGCGTTTCCATCGCTCTCTGTATATCAAGAAAAATAAATAATCTTTATTTTAGTATTTTATGATAAAATCTCCAATTCGAAAATTTATTAGCTAAAGAGAATTTATGGAAGAAACACAAGCAAGAATAAATATTTATGCTTTATTATCACGTATATTACTACAAGAATTAGATCTTGAGACTCTTAACATCATCAAAAATGATGAAAATATTTTAGAGTTTTTCCCGGTTTTAAAAGA
Above is a window of Sulfurimonas marina DNA encoding:
- the gdhA gene encoding NADP-specific glutamate dehydrogenase, coding for MSFAETEINKFKKSNSTGNNVFYQAMEEVIYSIAPLLESDGRYSQHAILERLVVPDRIIQFKVTWLDDNNQVRVNTGYRVQFNNALGPYKGGLRFHPTVNEDVLKFLGFEQILKNSLTGLPIGGAKGGSDFDPKGKSDSEIMKFCKSFMIELHKYIGPRMDVPAGDIGVGTREIGYLFGEYKKITSTYEGVLTGKPFFFGGSLMRPEATGYGAVYFTETMLEMENKEPLKGQICTVSGAGNVALHAIEKLYDIGAVPVSCSDSSGTIYDSRGVDLELLKEIKLEKRLSLEKYLETHSEAKYIPVDEYPEGGHAVWDIPCYAAFPCATQNELTAVDAKNLIENGCISVTEGANMPSTPEAIELLQSHKLCFAPAKAANAGGVVVSEFEMSQNASMSKWSFEKVDNKLKDTMQMICKRVALTAKDYGVEGNYVDGANIAGFKKVADAMIAEGI
- a CDS encoding mechanosensitive ion channel family protein, which gives rise to MKKTLFLFLVIFSSSLFATSYSNFIDAQLQNYYKMNEHNISEEEIQQVLQDENRLYNNVLTTLLVDRNKYIKEFAKYEQKIFSLQKIITINKRAGNSTAVLRDEVRLKSYQILRSQGKMLKDILYALNKPDLESFENQLTTLVNQNQAEILKIDDTNYKEYLSWTADSNVVVDLQANVKEYYALLELNRDIIVYLYRLKEKMYGLNKYEKYHLIEVVYTLDSLEFFQPVNELLEKYGLDVTKLFMMIVLSIFVYTLRKVALFALRNIMLHIEYLKEYSERIVVKLIKPIDSLFIVININLLIYLYNNFSSIDYLTRGFNIIYSFYATYILYIIVNRVATIKLRSIDTTSKNIKKDIINVSIKIINFVILIIGILLALYFAGVDLTTVLSGLGIGGFALAFAAKDTISNFFGTVSILFSDVFSQGDWIAVDNKEGVVVEIGLRVTTLRTFDNALIAIPNGTFASKDVKNWNKRKVGRRIKMNIGVKYSSKSDDIKRAVAQIKEMLLAHPDIATPNTKYEYKKEDMTKLVSKDDLEGVKTNLLVYLDQFSASSIDILIYCFSKSVMWEDWLKTKEDVMHKIMKILEENSLEFAFPSLSVYQEK